From Amycolatopsis sp. WQ 127309:
CGGCTCCGCCGAGCCCGAGGTGCTCTGGAACCACGCACAGCCGCTACCAGGCGGGACGCAGATCGTGTCCGGTCCGCCCGGCAGCCACCAGGCGCGCGCCGCGCTAGGCGTCCTGACCGCGCCCGGTTCGCCGGTGTACGGCGCCGGGCGGGAGTCCGGCGTGGCGATCTTCGTCGACTGCGGGCGGTTGGATCCGGGTTCGCCCGCGGAACCGGTGATCGGCCACGCGGATGTCCTGCTTCTGCTCTCCGGCACGCACAGCGATGAGCTGGCTCACCTGGCCGTCCGAATCCACGAGCTGGGCCGAGCTGCCACCCGTCCGTGCCTCGTGCTGACCGGCGACGGGCACCCGACCGCGGAGGTGGAGCGCGAGCTGGGGATTCCCGTGATGGCGAGGATTCCCCACGACCCGGTCACGGCCCGCACCGGTCACGGCATACCCGGACGACACAGGAAGGGCGGACTCGTCCGCGCCGCCGGAATCATCGCTCGAGTTCTGCTCGACGACACCATCCCGACGCAGGCGGCTGCCCTTCCGCATCCTCCGGCTGCCGGCTCACAGATTCCCGGCGTGCCCCCGCAGCAGGTCCAGATGTCCGGCGTCCGCGTCGCCCCGCCGGAACTGCTGCACAACGGGGTCGTACTCAGGAAGGACGCATCGTCATGACCGTGCTCGACGAACACCGCCGACCTGCCGCACCGGACGGAGCCCCGGAGGCGCGGCTCCGCGTCCACCTCCGCCAGGCCCTTGCCGCCGAGCTGCCAGGCCGTGCTCAAGAGGATTCGAGCCCGGTCACCGTCGAACGCCGGCGCGAACTCGCCCAGGACGTTCTCCGGGCCGCGAGCGCCGCACACAGCGAGGCCGAGCTCGGAGCGGGGCGCGTTCTGCTGCCGGCCGAGGTCGAGGCGCGCGTCGCCGAGGCCGTGCTGGACGAGGTCTTCGGCCTGGGCGGCCTCCAGCAGCTGCTGGACGATCCCGCGGTCGAGACGATCAACGTCAACAGCTTCGACCGCGTCTTCGTGCAGTACGCCGACGGCTCCCGCGCCCAGGTCGCCCCGGTCGCGGCCTCGAACGATGAGCTGACCGACCTGATCCGCACCCTCGCCGCCCGCGCGTCCTCGGAGGAGCGCCGGTTCGACCGCGGCTCACCCGCGCTGAACCTCCAGCTCCCGGGCGGGGAGCGGCTGTTCGCGGTGCTGGGGCTCACTGCCGGCGGGATGACCGCGTGCTCGATCCGCCGCCACGGCTACCTCACCACCAGCCTCGCCCAGCTGCGCCGCCGCGGTACCCTCGACGTCGGCCTCGAACGGTTCCTCCGTGCGCTCGTGAGGGCCCGCAAGAACGTCCTGATCACCGGCGGCACCGGCATCGGCAAGACGACCCTCCTGCGCGCGATGGCCTCCGAAATGGACCCCTTGGAGCGCATCGTCACCATCGAGGACGCCTTCGAGCTCGGCCTCGGCATCGATTCGGCACGCCACGCCGACGTCACGGCGCTGCAGGCACGGGAGGTCAACGTCGAGGGCGCCGGCGCGGTCAGCCAGGCCGAACTCGTCCGCTGGGGCCTGCGGATGTCTCCCGACCGGGTGATCGTCGGCGAGATCCGCGGGCCGGAGGTGATCCCGATGTGCAACGCGATGTCGCAGGGCAACGACGGCTCGATGGCGACCCTGCACGCGAGCAGCTCGAAGATCGCGTTCACCCGCCTCGCCTCCTACGCCGCGCAGGGCGCGGAGCGGCTGCCGCTGGAGGCGACCGCGCTGCTGGTGGCCTCGAGCGTGCACTTCGTCGTGCACCTGGCCAAAGCCGCCGACCGCACGACCCGGGTGGTCTCCTCGATCCGCGAGGTCGTCGACGCCGACGGCGGGACCGTCGTGTCCAATGAGATCTACCGTCCCGGCTCCGACCTCCGCGCGCGCCCGGTCGCGGGCGCCCTGCGCGCGGGCACGCTCGACGACCTCGTCGACGCCGGGTTCGACCCCGACCTGCTGGCGAGGCCGGAAGGGTGGTGGGCGTCGTGACCAGCACCGTGATCGGCGCCGTCACCGGGCTCGGCGCCGCCGTGGGACTGCTGCTCGTCCTCGTGGGGCTCCGACGGCCTCCGCTGGCGCCCGGACTGCGGTCGACAAGCGGCAGCGGTTTGCCGTGGCGCACCGACCGGCGCTGGGGATTCCGCCTGGTGATCGCCGTCGGCGCCGGGCTGGTGGCCGGCGTCGCGACCAGCTGGCTCGTGGGAGGCGTGCTCACCGCCGCGGCGGTCTGGTTCTTGCCGACGCTCGTGGGGCCTGACCGTGCTCACGCTCGTCGGGTCGCCCGTATCGAGGCCGTCGCGTCCTGGACGGAGATGCTGCGCGACACCCTGTCGGCCGCGGCCGGCCTGGAGCAGGCGATCCTCGCGACCGCACCGCTGGCACCGGCGGCGATCCGCGATGACGTCGCCACCCTCGCGCTGCGGCTGCGCAGCGGGCACCGCCTCGTCCCGGCCTTGCGGCTGCTGGCCGAAGACCTGGCCGACCCGGCGGCGGACCTGGTCATCGCGTCCCTGGTCCTGGCCGCCGAGCACCAAGCCCGGCAGCTCGGCGACCTCCTCGGTTCCCTCGCCGAAGCCGCCCGCGCGCAGGCGGCGATGCGCATGCGCGTCGAAACCGGCCGCGCCCGCACCCGCACCTCAGTCCGTGTCATCGTCGGCACGACGATCGCGTTCGCGGTCGGCGTCGTGGCCCTCAACCGCGGCTACCTCACCGCCTACGACAGCCCGCTCGGCCAAGCCGTCCTGCTCGTCATCGGCGCGCTCTTCGGCGGCGGATTCTCCTGGCTGACCCGGATCGTGGCCGGCCGTGGCGCACCGCGCGTGCTTTCCCTTCGCGAGTCGCCGGAACCCGAGCCGGCCGCGGCGGCAGCCGGCTGGGGAGGTGAGCGGGCATGATCGCCGTCATCCTGGTGGGCATCGGCACCGGACTCGGCCTGTGGCTGGTCTTGACCTGGGCGATCCTGCCGCAGCCGACACTTCGAGGCCGCCTCGCGGAGACAGCTCCGCTCACCGAGGTCACCGACGCGACGTGGGCTACCGCCCTGGCACGACCTGTCCTACCCGGCCTGCGCGCGCTCGGCCTGCCGGGGGAGATCCTCGAACGTGACTTGCGCGTGCTCGGCCGCGGCGCCGACGCGCACGTGGCCGTCAAGGTCGTGCTGTGCTGCACGGGGCTGCTCGCGCCGTTGCTGCTTCAGGGGCTGCTGGCGCTTGGCGACCTTCAGTTCGGCGTGGAGTTGCCGTTCGTCGTCGCGATCCTGTTGGCCATCGCCGGCTTTCTCGTACCCGACCTCGAGGTCCGGGCGAAAGCCGGGCGTGCACGTGCAGAGTTCCGCGCGGCGCTGTCGGCGTTCCTGGACCTCGTCTGGATCACCCTCGCCGGCGGCGCCGGAGTCGAGTCCGCCCTGCTCGCGGCCGCCGATGTCGGGCACGGCCCGGCGTTCATCCAGCTCCGTCGCGCGCTGGATGCCGCCCAGCTGACCCGCACCACGCCCTGGGCGACGCTGCGCCGGCTCGGCGAGGAGCTGGACATCGCCGAGCTCGCCGAACTCGCCGCGTCGCTCGCCCTCGCCGGCACCGAGGGCGCCAAGATCCGCGCCTCGCTGTCGGCCAAGGCCGGCGCGCTGCGCACGCACCTGGTCGCCGACGCCGAGGCCGAAGCACAAGCCGCGACCGAACGCATGGCTTTACCGGTGACCTTGCTGTTCCTCGGCTTCCTCGGGTTCATCGCCTATCCGGCCGTCACGCAGGTCCTCAACGGCCTCTGAAAGTCCACAGGAGACAACCATGCTGCTTCACATCCGAATCCTCTGGAACCTAGTCACCGCCCGCATCCTGCGCGTGCTGGAAGACGACGACCGCGGCGAGATCACGACCACGGTCATCGTCACGGCCCTGATGGCCGTGCTGGCGATCGCGCTGATCGCGATCATCGCGGCGAAGCTGACGGCGAAGGCGAACAGCATCGACCTCGGCTTCGGCGGCTGACGTGCCCGCGCGCGGTCTCACCGCAGCTGCCTGGCGTCGCGTCCGGTGTGCGCTGGCGGGGGAGCGGGGCGCGGTGACCGCCGAGTTGGTGATCGCGACGCCGTTACTGCTGCTCGCGCTGCTGGCGATCATCCAGTTCGCCCTCTGGTCACACGCCACCCACGTCGCCCAGGCGGCCGCGTCCCAGGCCCTGTCTGCGACCCGCGTGCAGGCCGGCACCGTCGCGGCTGGGCATGACGCAGGTCAACGGCTGCTCGACGACCTCGCCCGAGGGCCGCTGCGCTCGCCGCGGATCGAGATCGTCCGCACCACGACCTCGGCAGCGGTGAGCGTGCAGGGCGAGGCCGTCGCGGTTCTGCCCGGCGTGCACCTGCACGTGCACGCCGAAACCGCAGGCGAGGTCGAACGATTCGTTCCGGACGCCTGATCCGAAGGGAGAAGACCGTGACATTGCTGAAAAAACCTGAGTCGGTGACCGATGGCGACTTCGCCGACGGACCGGACGTCATGCTCTGGAATCCGGCCCTCACTGCGAAACGCTGGCAAACTGAGTCGCTTCGCATGTTCGCCTTACGATGCCTCACGATTCGCTGCGCAGCCGGGCTGGTCACCTTGGTCCTGGCGATTCGTATCGCCGAGACGCTCCCGGGCGCTCTGCTCGTCGGCGCCGCTGCCGCGCTCGTGGTGAGCGGTCTGTGTGACGCGGCAATCCACATGCTGTGCCTGGACATCGACCACGACCATCCCCACGGACGCCGATGCCGGCTGGAACGCCAGCCCGACGTGTTCTTCCTCCGTGGCCGTGATTTCAGTGATCTCGGTGACGCCGCCCAGCGCTCCGCCTTCCTGCTGATCGACCTCACTCGCGAGCTGCACACCACGGAAGCCCGGGACTGGCTTGACCCAGAGCTGCCCGACCGAGCACACCGGCTCGCGTGGGAGGCGCTGGCGTGCTTGGCCCGATCCCGGCCTGCGCGTCGGCACGTGGCGCAGCTCGCGGCGATACCGGACGAGACCGAGCTCGCGTCGACGGCGGTCAAGGCGCTCGCCGAGTTCGACGAGGCGCTCGACGAGCTGGTCTTCCACTTGCGCGGCTGTGTGACCCTGACGAGGGCCTGGGAGGCAAGACTCCGCCACACCCAGCTCGCCGAACGCACCTTCGCCGTTACCGCCGAGCTGCGAGCCACGTCGATACGGCAGGTCGCGGACTCCGCCGAAGAACTGCCGAGGTCCTGCTTCGCGTTCGTCACCGCTGCTCGAGACGTGTCGGGAGCCGGATCGTTTCCCTGGGAACGCCCGGCCGACGACGGGGAGCCGGTCCGGTGACCGCCGCACTGTCGGCTCGTTGGTGGCGAGCCGAGCGTGGCTCGGTGACCGCCGAAGCCGTCTTGCTCACGCCGGTGCTGGTGATTCTGCTGGTGTTCGTTGCTGTGGTCGTCCACCGCGGCGTCGATGCCCGGCTGCGGCTCGACGACGCCGCGCACCAGGCCGCTCGTGCCGCGAGCCTGCAGCGCACGCCTGCCGCCGCGGCCGCGGCGTCCGAGGCGACTGCCACCGCGGCGCTCGCTCGAGCCGGCGTGGTCTGTCGCGGGATCGCCGTGAACACGGCTACGTCGGCGACGGCGGGGACCACGGTCGTCGTCAGCGTGCGATGCACGGTCGACTTCGGCCAGGCGCTCGTCCTCGGCGTCCCGGGCACGAAAACGCTCTCCGCCTCTGCCGCCGAAATCATCGACGTTTTCCGCTCCCAGTCCGCCGCCGGAGGTGCGGGATGAAGGCGCGATGCGGCGCGGTGTGGTGGCGAGCGGAGCAGGGACGCGTCTCGGCCTTCGTTGTCGTGCTGACGCTGGGGCTCATGGCCCTGGCCGGACTCGGCCTGGACGGCGGCCTCGCGCTGGCCGCCAAGGTCCGCGCCACCGGTCAAGCCGAATCCGCAGCTCGCGCCGGTGCCCAAGCCGTAGATCTCGGCACCTATCGCGCCACCAGCGCAGTTCGGCTTGATTCGGGGCGCGCACGTGAGCTGGCGCAGAAGTACCTCGGCGACGCCGGGGCGACCGGCTCCGTATCCGTCTCCGGGGACACAGTGTCCGTCGAGGTCACCGAAACTTGTCCGACCCAGCTGCTCTCCCTGATCGGCGTCGCCGAGATCCGCGTCCACGGCCGCGGCTCCGCCCGCCCGCAGCGCGGAGTCGGCGAACTCGAACCCTGACCGCATTTCGACCGAAGGAGGACCTGGTCATGGTGTCCACCGAAGAGGAGATCACCCGCCGCCTCAGCGAGACCGATTCCGTGCGCAAGGCTCGCCGAGCGCAGGCGGCCACCACCGTCGGCCTGCTCGCCCGCCGGCACGTCGACCTCGCCGGACAGCTCGCCGAGCTCGAACGTGAACTCGGCCAGGTGCTGACGGCAGCCCGTGACGTCATCGACGTGCCCGAGCTGGCTGACGTCACCGACATCCCGGCTGCTGACCTCAGCCGCTGGCGGGAGCAGGCCGTCAAGCCTGCCCGACGTCGTAAGCGCCAGGACGGCGGCAAGGACACGGGCGGCGCGAACCCGCGGAGCACCACTTCGGCGCTCGCCGCGCGAGTCGACGATTCTGCGGGCAGCTGATGAGCTCGCCGCCCCGCACACCGGCCTCGTCGCGCCCGCTGGGCCGGACGGTGCGTTGTGTGAGCGCGGCGGTGCTGCTGCTGGGTTTGGTGGCCGGTCTGCCCTGGGCGCTGATCGGCTGTGTTGGCTGGCCACTGCCGGACCATCTGCTGCACCTGGACGAGATCGGCGCCGCGCTGATGGCGCCGATGTCGAAACGGTTCCTGCTCGACATCCTCGCTTGCCTGGACTGGGGCGTGTGGCTGGTCTTCGTCGCCGACGTCGTCGTGTGCACGGTCGACGCTCTCCGCGGCACGCCGCGGAGAGCCGGCACCTGGCCGTTTCGGCGTGTGGCGGCGGTCCTTGTCGGAACGCTGTTGCTGGCGCTGCTCAGCCGCACAGCCGACGCCGCCCCTATCTCGTCCTCCGGTGGCCAGTCGGTCGCTGGTCCGCTCTTTCCGTCCGCGGATGCCACCGCATCCCCCGGGGACCGCGGCCCGAAGCCATCCCCGCCCTCTCCGGCGGCGGGTACCGAACGGGTCCGCGCCCCGGACGGCGGGGTGCACGACACGTTGTGGCGGATCGCGCAACGCTGCCTCGGAGACGGCGACCGCTGGCCGGAGATCTGGGCCCTCAACCGAGGCAGCGTCCAGCCTGGCGGGCGCGCCCTGTCCAACCCGAACGTGATCCACCCTGGCGACGTTCTTCGCCTACCCGTCGCCCCACCAACGGCGAGGCCCGCAGCGCCATCGCTTCTCCCGCAGGAAGACCGTCACGACCCGCAACCTCCAGCCTCCGTGAGCCCGTCGCAGCCTTCGCCGCAGGCGCCTGGCACACCCCGCCCGGCGAGCGGCGTAGCGCACGAAGGCACGCCGGGGGCCGTGACGTGGGGGAGCGGCGAGGTGTTCGTAGGCCTGACCCTGGCGGCCGCCGTCAGCACCCTGCTCCTGGTAGCGCGCAGGCGACGGCACACCCGCTACCGGCCCGGAAGCGGCCGCCGACAGGACGACCCTCCCGTCACGCCCGTGGTGTACCAGCTTCGGCTGGCTCACCTGGACGCTCAGCAGATCGACGACGAACACGCGGCGATCGGCAGTGACGATCCACCGGACGGGGAAGCCGCCGGGGAACCCCAGGAGCCAGTACCGGATACCGCGGGACGGCTGCAGCTCGTCGCGTCACGCGGCCACCGTCTCATCGGTACGCCACCTCTCGAATCTTCATCTTCGACGGTCGACATCGCCGTCGAAGGGGCCGCCGACCGGCCAGCGGACCGAGAGGTCTCCGCAGGCGTGGACGTGGCCATCGACCTGGCCAGCGCGCACGGGCTCGGGCTCGTCGGTCCCGGTGGCTACGCCGCGGCACGGGCTCTCCTGCTCACAGTCTTGACCGCTCTACCGGGAGCCGGAAGTTCGCCGTCGGTCCTCGTGCCTTCTGCGGACCTGGGCCGCCTGCTCGGCACGTCAACACCAGCTCCGGCTCTGCCGGTCACCGTCGAGGTCACCGCCGACCTTGACACGGCCTTGGCCGAAGCCGAACGGCGTCAGGCAGAGCCAAGCCGAGCCACCGTACTGGTCACGTCACCACCGCACGACAGCAACCGGCAGGCACGGCTGCAACACCTGCTCGACAACGGCGCGCGCGGCGGCATCACCGCATTGCTGCTCGGCCAGTGGCGTCCCGGCGTCACCGCGTACATCACCGCCGGCGGAATCATCTCCGCCACCAATCCCGGCCTCGGCGAGCCTCTCCGCGGCTCCCGCGCCTTCACGTTGCCCGACTCCGCAACCCGCGAGCTGCTGGCGTTCCTGCGAGCGACACAGAACCCCACGGGCCACCCGAGCGAACTCGCAGGAGAGGAACCTGCCAGCCGTACACATCCCGCAGAAGCCGGGCGTCTCGAGATTACCGCTCGGCCGACGCCGGTTGCCGTGGCGGGAGAACGCGGCGATCCGGACAGTCCATCGGTCAAAGCCGCCGTCAGAACCCTGGTAATGACGGTATTCGGCCCTCCGACGCTGCACTGGCGCCCCGAACCCGATCGCCCGGACGACCTGCGCGACATGTCGGGTGAGCTGACCCGAAGGCTTGTCGAGCTGCTGGTCCTCCTGGCCGTGCATCCCACCGGCATATCCCGCAACGGCATCATCGACGCCCTGTGGCCCGCCGCCCCGCCCCGCAACCCGGCAAGCGTCCTCCGTACGGTCCTCTCGCGGATCCGGCGCGCCGTTTACGCTGCCACCGAAGGCGCCGCAGATGAGGCAGTGCTGGTCGAGCACGGCCACTACCGGCTCGACCCGGCGGTGGTGGACGTCGACTACTGGCACTTCGCCGACGCAGTAGCCGGCCGCCGAACCAGCGGGCCGGGCGACCGCCACTCCGTCTACGAGGCGATCATCGCCGCCTACGGCGGTCCCTTGGCGGACGGGCTCGACGCCGAATGGCTCGTCGCCGCCCGCGAAGCCACTCGCCGCGACGCCATGGACGCGGTGGCCGCACTCGCGCGCGCACGCGTCGACGACGACCCGGACTACACCCTCGACCTGCTCGAAACCGCGCGCTCGTTCGATCCGCACAACGAACTGCTCTACCGCGACATCATGCGATTGCAGCACCTCCTCGGCCGGCATGACGCGATCTCCCGAACTCTTACTTTGTTGCAGACACGCCTGGCAGAACTCGATATCACGCCGACTGCCGAGACTCTCGACCTCGCCCATCGACTGCGCGGCCACCACGCCAGTATTGCGAATCAGTGCGGAACCGGTCCGCGAATCCGGGGATGAGCGTCCAGCGCCGCAAAATACCTCGATTTCCGATCGGATGCGCGACCGGGAATCGATGCTAACGTCGCGGTTGATGCTGCCGATGGTCTGGTGGCAGAAAGAGACTCAATCTGTTCTTTTTGTGTGGATGTCGACGGAGCCTGTGCAATATTCGGAAACGGTCAGAGTGCCCGGCGGTGGGGAACGTCGATGTCTCGCGCCGAGGTATCAAGGTATCGACTCTCAATGCGAACCTCGCGTACCCGGTCTCTGGCATGGCAAGGCGCCAGCACTGCGCCGATCGGGGTGCCGCCGAGCCTGCCGATCAGGCTCGCCCTCCGGTGGCCGACTAAGCCGGATCCCCCTGTTGCCTCGATTGTTGCAGGTCAAGGTACCTGCAAGGGGATCCGTCGGTATCCCAGACTCGCTTGACATCAAGCAGGTAAACACATCAGGCCCGTCGTCTGCGTTCTCTCGACCGTTCTCGTCGTCCGTGGTTGCATGCTCTGTCGATCAACTCGCCTCAACTGGCCCTCACCTGCCTTTGCCATTATCTCAATTAATGAGTAGAAGCCGGCGCTTCGAGCTTGATTTGTTCCGCCATTTCTCTGCGGGTAGAACCGCCCCTGGCCTACGGATACAATGCGGAATGCATATTCGATCGGCAATGCGAATTTCTTTTCTTGAAATTCGCCGAATCAAAAGTGGAAACCTATTGCGCGGCGTCCCGTGATCGAGTTATCTTTGTTGTGTCGCCGGAAAAGCGAAAGCTCGAATCGAATTCCTCACCCGGCGCGTCATTCAACTTCTTGGAAACGGGAGTCTAATCATGTGCTACGCCGACACTGACACCAATGAAGACGGTACCGCCGTCGCGTTCTGCTACTGCGGTTGGACGCAAGACCACGCCACCCCGGAAGCGGCGGACGCCGACGCCGAACGCCACCAGCGCGACGCCGACGCCGTGCTCGCCTGACGCCCATCCGCCGCGCTCACAGAAACCGAAAGGAACCAGCCATGGCCACGCCCACACCGCCCGTCACGGCGCCCGCCGCCGCGCCGACCGCCGTCCCGGCGGGCGGGAAGTCAACCCGGCTGCGCAACGGCGAACTCCGCGCCATGGTCGCCAAAACTCTCGCCGACAACCCCGGTGACACGCACACCCCGGGCAGCATCGCGCACACTTTGAACCGATCGTCCGGCGCCGTCGGGAACGCGTGCAAAGTACTGGCAGCCAAGGGGGAAGCCGAAGTCGCTTCGGCCGCACCACTGGCCTACCGGGCCACCGCGACGACAGCGGCCGCCGCCGCTTCCACCATCATTCCCGCCCCGCCGCGCACATCCCGCCCATCAAGCCCGAAACCCACCGGGGCAAAGCCTGCCGCCGCAGCCAAGTCCGCCCCGGCCCGGCGTGCAACCGGTTCTCGAAAGGCAACCGGTCCGGTAAAACGGCCGAACGGGATGGACTATCACCCCCGGTTGCTGTCCGGCATGCCGGACGTGACCGCGCTGCAGCGGTTGCGTGACGTCGGGGTGGCCGCCCTGCTGTACGGACCGCCCGGCACCGGAAAGACGTCGGTGGTGGAAGCGGCGTTCAACGACTGCCTGACCGTGCAGGGCGACGGGGACAC
This genomic window contains:
- a CDS encoding TadE/TadG family type IV pilus assembly protein, which codes for MTAALSARWWRAERGSVTAEAVLLTPVLVILLVFVAVVVHRGVDARLRLDDAAHQAARAASLQRTPAAAAAASEATATAALARAGVVCRGIAVNTATSATAGTTVVVSVRCTVDFGQALVLGVPGTKTLSASAAEIIDVFRSQSAAGGAG
- a CDS encoding pilus assembly protein TadG-related protein encodes the protein MKARCGAVWWRAEQGRVSAFVVVLTLGLMALAGLGLDGGLALAAKVRATGQAESAARAGAQAVDLGTYRATSAVRLDSGRARELAQKYLGDAGATGSVSVSGDTVSVEVTETCPTQLLSLIGVAEIRVHGRGSARPQRGVGELEP
- a CDS encoding type II secretion system F family protein is translated as MIAVILVGIGTGLGLWLVLTWAILPQPTLRGRLAETAPLTEVTDATWATALARPVLPGLRALGLPGEILERDLRVLGRGADAHVAVKVVLCCTGLLAPLLLQGLLALGDLQFGVELPFVVAILLAIAGFLVPDLEVRAKAGRARAEFRAALSAFLDLVWITLAGGAGVESALLAAADVGHGPAFIQLRRALDAAQLTRTTPWATLRRLGEELDIAELAELAASLALAGTEGAKIRASLSAKAGALRTHLVADAEAEAQAATERMALPVTLLFLGFLGFIAYPAVTQVLNGL
- a CDS encoding TadE/TadG family type IV pilus assembly protein, with protein sequence MTAELVIATPLLLLALLAIIQFALWSHATHVAQAAASQALSATRVQAGTVAAGHDAGQRLLDDLARGPLRSPRIEIVRTTTSAAVSVQGEAVAVLPGVHLHVHAETAGEVERFVPDA
- a CDS encoding CpaF family protein, with amino-acid sequence MTVLDEHRRPAAPDGAPEARLRVHLRQALAAELPGRAQEDSSPVTVERRRELAQDVLRAASAAHSEAELGAGRVLLPAEVEARVAEAVLDEVFGLGGLQQLLDDPAVETINVNSFDRVFVQYADGSRAQVAPVAASNDELTDLIRTLAARASSEERRFDRGSPALNLQLPGGERLFAVLGLTAGGMTACSIRRHGYLTTSLAQLRRRGTLDVGLERFLRALVRARKNVLITGGTGIGKTTLLRAMASEMDPLERIVTIEDAFELGLGIDSARHADVTALQAREVNVEGAGAVSQAELVRWGLRMSPDRVIVGEIRGPEVIPMCNAMSQGNDGSMATLHASSSKIAFTRLASYAAQGAERLPLEATALLVASSVHFVVHLAKAADRTTRVVSSIREVVDADGGTVVSNEIYRPGSDLRARPVAGALRAGTLDDLVDAGFDPDLLARPEGWWAS
- a CDS encoding carbon monoxide dehydrogenase maturation protein, whose amino-acid sequence is MLIALASVKGSPGVTAFTVALAASWPIAARRLIVECDPAGGDLAHRFGLRPTPGLLSLAAAARGSAEPEVLWNHAQPLPGGTQIVSGPPGSHQARAALGVLTAPGSPVYGAGRESGVAIFVDCGRLDPGSPAEPVIGHADVLLLLSGTHSDELAHLAVRIHELGRAATRPCLVLTGDGHPTAEVERELGIPVMARIPHDPVTARTGHGIPGRHRKGGLVRAAGIIARVLLDDTIPTQAAALPHPPAAGSQIPGVPPQQVQMSGVRVAPPELLHNGVVLRKDASS
- a CDS encoding type II secretion system F family protein; amino-acid sequence: MGVVTSTVIGAVTGLGAAVGLLLVLVGLRRPPLAPGLRSTSGSGLPWRTDRRWGFRLVIAVGAGLVAGVATSWLVGGVLTAAAVWFLPTLVGPDRAHARRVARIEAVASWTEMLRDTLSAAAGLEQAILATAPLAPAAIRDDVATLALRLRSGHRLVPALRLLAEDLADPAADLVIASLVLAAEHQARQLGDLLGSLAEAARAQAAMRMRVETGRARTRTSVRVIVGTTIAFAVGVVALNRGYLTAYDSPLGQAVLLVIGALFGGGFSWLTRIVAGRGAPRVLSLRESPEPEPAAAAAGWGGERA
- a CDS encoding AAA family ATPase gives rise to the protein MATPTPPVTAPAAAPTAVPAGGKSTRLRNGELRAMVAKTLADNPGDTHTPGSIAHTLNRSSGAVGNACKVLAAKGEAEVASAAPLAYRATATTAAAAASTIIPAPPRTSRPSSPKPTGAKPAAAAKSAPARRATGSRKATGPVKRPNGMDYHPRLLSGMPDVTALQRLRDVGVAALLYGPPGTGKTSVVEAAFNDCLTVQGDGDTVVADLVGDYTKIPGGDFVFVHGPLVRAMRDGVPLFIDDATLIPPTVLAVVYPAMDGRRQITVKANGCEVVDAAPGFYVVAGHNPGVHGAVLTDALSSRFSVHIQVSSDYALADQLGVDAKAVRVARNLATRQEKGEIGWAPQLRELLAFKKLADAWDLDAAAGNLVGIAPEEDRATVAAVVRDVFGKTVTPLALGARIATKP
- a CDS encoding BTAD domain-containing putative transcriptional regulator yields the protein MSAAVLLLGLVAGLPWALIGCVGWPLPDHLLHLDEIGAALMAPMSKRFLLDILACLDWGVWLVFVADVVVCTVDALRGTPRRAGTWPFRRVAAVLVGTLLLALLSRTADAAPISSSGGQSVAGPLFPSADATASPGDRGPKPSPPSPAAGTERVRAPDGGVHDTLWRIAQRCLGDGDRWPEIWALNRGSVQPGGRALSNPNVIHPGDVLRLPVAPPTARPAAPSLLPQEDRHDPQPPASVSPSQPSPQAPGTPRPASGVAHEGTPGAVTWGSGEVFVGLTLAAAVSTLLLVARRRRHTRYRPGSGRRQDDPPVTPVVYQLRLAHLDAQQIDDEHAAIGSDDPPDGEAAGEPQEPVPDTAGRLQLVASRGHRLIGTPPLESSSSTVDIAVEGAADRPADREVSAGVDVAIDLASAHGLGLVGPGGYAAARALLLTVLTALPGAGSSPSVLVPSADLGRLLGTSTPAPALPVTVEVTADLDTALAEAERRQAEPSRATVLVTSPPHDSNRQARLQHLLDNGARGGITALLLGQWRPGVTAYITAGGIISATNPGLGEPLRGSRAFTLPDSATRELLAFLRATQNPTGHPSELAGEEPASRTHPAEAGRLEITARPTPVAVAGERGDPDSPSVKAAVRTLVMTVFGPPTLHWRPEPDRPDDLRDMSGELTRRLVELLVLLAVHPTGISRNGIIDALWPAAPPRNPASVLRTVLSRIRRAVYAATEGAADEAVLVEHGHYRLDPAVVDVDYWHFADAVAGRRTSGPGDRHSVYEAIIAAYGGPLADGLDAEWLVAAREATRRDAMDAVAALARARVDDDPDYTLDLLETARSFDPHNELLYRDIMRLQHLLGRHDAISRTLTLLQTRLAELDITPTAETLDLAHRLRGHHASIANQCGTGPRIRG